The following are encoded in a window of candidate division KSB1 bacterium genomic DNA:
- a CDS encoding class I SAM-dependent methyltransferase, with the protein MTEKGKHRRDVWESFWSGRPIEEIYPTSERILQQILSLGPPAGKWIMEIGAGSGRDGLRLAKSGGRVIFLDYAQSSLKLIAESAKKENASVYLVRADAFHLPFRQGCLDLVYHQGLLEHFERPEGIVAEIYYVLKSGGCTIADVPQTFHPYTLVKHVLIAMNKWFAGWETEFTAGQLRRLHEKCGLVTLRIYGDWMRPSFFYRAVREILKKIGIFLPMYPPKIPLLHRLRQTFRNSFRRLPAARMTFMDIGIVARKP; encoded by the coding sequence TTGACCGAGAAAGGAAAACACCGACGGGACGTTTGGGAAAGCTTTTGGTCCGGCCGGCCGATCGAAGAGATCTATCCGACTTCCGAGCGAATTTTGCAGCAGATTCTCAGCCTTGGACCGCCCGCCGGTAAATGGATCATGGAGATCGGCGCCGGCTCCGGTCGCGACGGCCTGCGCCTGGCAAAATCGGGCGGCCGCGTGATTTTTCTCGACTATGCGCAAAGCTCGCTCAAATTGATCGCCGAATCGGCAAAAAAAGAGAACGCATCCGTCTATCTGGTGCGCGCCGACGCTTTTCATCTGCCCTTCCGTCAAGGTTGCTTGGACCTTGTTTATCACCAGGGCCTGCTGGAACATTTCGAACGGCCTGAAGGTATTGTTGCAGAGATTTATTATGTGCTCAAGTCCGGCGGCTGTACGATAGCCGATGTTCCGCAGACCTTTCACCCGTATACGCTCGTTAAGCACGTTTTGATTGCAATGAACAAATGGTTTGCAGGATGGGAAACGGAATTTACTGCTGGGCAACTGCGGCGGCTCCACGAAAAATGCGGACTTGTCACCCTCCGAATCTACGGCGATTGGATGCGTCCGAGCTTTTTTTACCGCGCAGTCCGTGAAATCCTGAAAAAGATCGGCATCTTTCTGCCGATGTATCCGCCCAAAATTCCGCTGCTGCACCGCCTGCGGCAAACCTTTCGCAACTCATTTCGGCGGTTGCCCGCAGCTCGGATGACGTTCATGGATATCGGTATTGTGGCACGGAAACCGTAA
- the recG gene encoding ATP-dependent DNA helicase RecG, producing the protein MSSSVSLEVLLQPVDRLSSVGPKRAAALAQVGVFTIEELLYYLPRRYLDRTNVTPINQLREDEPATVIGRIIETGIKKGGKTRFYLVLKDDTGLLVCVWFAGIPIWQRLFAVGEWLAVSGKPSRYGGLQMVHPEFDRLGRNLEVSPIHTGRIVPVYPSTEGLTDVGLDSRGFRRLMARLVKDFCGDLADPLPAALRARHDLPPLGEALRQVHLPNSFESLQCALRRLKFDELFFLQLLLALRRRRYAVQGGGTAFTHIGEKVKALSAALPFELTEAQKRVLHEIRADLRSSRPMNRLLQGDVGSGKTLVALFAMLMAVDNDCQAAIMAPTEILAEQHYLTLRSLLQGIDVHLALLIGGQKKSERERVIREIADGTAQIVVGTHALIQEHVEFSRLGLVVIDEQHRFGVMQRAALREKGLQPHLLVMTATPIPRTLTMTLYGDLDVSLLDQLPAGRKPIITRWRDEKSRRKIYEYVRQKVESGEQAYIVFPLVEESEKLDLKAATESYEIMRKTFFQSFSLGLLHGRMSAEEKAQVMDDFKSGRVQILVSTTVIEVGVDVPNATIMVIEHAERFGLSQLHQLRGRVGRGSRQSYCILIAYGNLSAEARERLETMAATNDGFKIAEKDLQLRGPGDYFGTQQSGMPNLKVADILRDGDLLTCAREEAAALVERDPQLSAPEDLPIRGYFSRKYRNYYQLCWIS; encoded by the coding sequence GTGAGCTCTTCGGTCTCTTTGGAAGTTTTGCTGCAGCCGGTGGACCGGCTGTCGTCGGTCGGTCCGAAACGCGCCGCTGCGCTGGCTCAAGTCGGCGTCTTTACGATCGAGGAGCTTCTCTACTATCTGCCGCGGCGCTATTTGGATCGCACCAACGTCACCCCAATCAATCAGCTGCGCGAAGATGAACCGGCCACGGTCATCGGCCGCATCATCGAGACCGGCATCAAAAAAGGCGGCAAAACCCGCTTCTATTTGGTGCTCAAAGATGATACCGGTCTTCTCGTCTGTGTCTGGTTTGCCGGTATACCTATTTGGCAGCGCCTGTTTGCCGTCGGTGAATGGCTGGCCGTGAGCGGCAAGCCGAGTCGTTACGGCGGCCTTCAGATGGTGCACCCCGAATTCGATCGCCTGGGGAGAAACCTCGAGGTGAGTCCGATCCACACAGGCAGGATCGTGCCGGTCTATCCTTCCACCGAAGGCTTGACGGACGTCGGTCTCGACAGCCGCGGTTTCCGCCGTTTGATGGCGCGACTGGTCAAGGACTTTTGCGGCGATCTTGCGGATCCTTTACCGGCGGCTCTTCGCGCCCGACACGATTTGCCGCCGCTGGGCGAAGCCCTGCGCCAGGTTCATCTGCCGAACAGCTTTGAGAGCCTGCAGTGCGCTTTGCGGCGGTTGAAATTCGACGAGCTGTTCTTTCTTCAACTATTGCTGGCGCTGCGCCGCAGGCGATATGCGGTCCAAGGCGGCGGCACCGCTTTTACGCACATCGGCGAGAAAGTAAAAGCTCTTTCTGCGGCTTTGCCGTTCGAATTGACTGAAGCTCAAAAGCGCGTTCTGCACGAAATTCGCGCCGATCTGCGTTCCAGTCGGCCGATGAACCGGTTGTTGCAGGGAGACGTCGGCTCCGGAAAAACCCTTGTGGCGTTGTTTGCCATGCTGATGGCCGTCGACAACGACTGTCAGGCGGCGATCATGGCGCCTACCGAAATTTTGGCCGAGCAGCACTACCTTACTCTGCGCAGCCTGTTGCAAGGGATCGACGTACACCTTGCGCTGCTCATCGGCGGGCAAAAAAAGAGCGAGCGCGAGAGGGTCATCCGGGAGATCGCCGACGGTACGGCGCAGATTGTCGTCGGCACGCATGCCTTAATTCAGGAGCATGTCGAATTTTCGCGCCTGGGGCTGGTGGTCATTGATGAGCAGCATCGCTTCGGCGTCATGCAGCGGGCGGCTTTGCGGGAAAAAGGCCTTCAGCCGCATCTCTTGGTCATGACCGCCACGCCCATTCCCCGCACTTTGACCATGACGTTGTACGGCGACCTCGATGTGTCTCTGCTCGACCAGTTGCCCGCCGGCCGCAAGCCGATCATCACGCGCTGGCGCGATGAAAAGAGTCGGCGCAAAATTTATGAATATGTACGACAAAAGGTTGAGTCCGGCGAGCAGGCCTACATTGTCTTTCCGCTGGTTGAAGAGTCTGAAAAACTCGACCTGAAGGCGGCAACTGAAAGCTACGAAATCATGCGGAAGACCTTCTTTCAGTCCTTCTCGCTCGGTCTTTTGCACGGCCGCATGTCGGCGGAAGAGAAAGCGCAGGTCATGGACGATTTTAAAAGCGGCCGCGTGCAGATTTTGGTCAGCACCACGGTCATTGAGGTCGGCGTTGACGTGCCCAACGCTACGATCATGGTGATTGAGCATGCCGAGCGGTTCGGGTTGTCGCAGCTGCATCAGCTGCGCGGTCGAGTCGGCAGAGGCAGTCGACAGTCCTACTGCATTCTGATCGCTTACGGCAACCTTTCCGCCGAAGCGCGCGAACGGTTGGAGACCATGGCGGCGACCAACGACGGTTTCAAGATTGCCGAAAAGGATCTGCAGCTGCGCGGTCCAGGCGACTATTTCGGCACGCAGCAGAGCGGCATGCCGAATTTAAAGGTGGCGGACATTTTGCGCGACGGCGATCTGTTGACCTGCGCCCGCGAAGAAGCCGCTGCGCTGGTCGAACGCGATCCGCAGCTTTCCGCCCCCGAGGATTTACCCATTCGCGGCTATTTTAGCCGAAAGTATCGCAACTATTACCAGTTATGCTGGATCAGTTGA
- a CDS encoding DUF4139 domain-containing protein, which produces MATTIAADETAVTIYNNDLALVRQVRTIQLKKGVQIFSFEDVAARIDPTSVHFKALSHPQEVALLEQNFEYDLVGMSRLLQKYINQEVLVMVKQTGAVQGTLLSAVDNDVIIGLDGGQVRAIKAAAIESVVFPSLPGGLVTRPTLVWQLDSKVAGPVRSEISYLTSGIKWHAEYVAVVNEKDTQMDLAGWVSIENNCGASFENAKLKLVAGDVNRVKEESRGERLLKDVYMLASMAPFEEKEFFEYHLYTLQRPATLKDRQIKQMSLFEPQTTPVTKVYVYDGAFNDDKVQVRLEFKNSKDSGLGMPLPKGKVRVYKRDTDGSQEFIGEDMIDHTPKDETVRLKLGNAFDVVGEREVVKEQKVTSTSRQLTVAIKLRNHKKEPIEVVVVEHLWGDCKFIGSTPPIKEKTARRVDFLVSVPANGETRFEYTVLIQ; this is translated from the coding sequence ATGGCGACGACGATTGCAGCCGATGAGACGGCGGTAACGATCTACAACAACGATTTGGCTCTGGTTCGGCAGGTGCGCACCATTCAGTTGAAAAAGGGCGTTCAGATTTTTTCTTTCGAGGATGTAGCGGCGCGCATCGATCCCACTTCGGTGCATTTCAAAGCGCTCTCGCATCCGCAGGAAGTGGCGCTGTTGGAACAGAATTTCGAGTACGACTTGGTGGGCATGTCGCGGCTGCTGCAAAAGTACATCAACCAGGAAGTGCTGGTGATGGTCAAACAGACCGGTGCGGTGCAGGGTACGCTGCTGAGTGCGGTCGACAATGATGTGATCATTGGCCTTGACGGCGGCCAAGTGAGAGCGATTAAAGCGGCGGCCATCGAAAGCGTCGTCTTTCCGTCGCTGCCGGGCGGCCTGGTGACCAGGCCGACGCTGGTTTGGCAGCTCGACAGCAAGGTTGCGGGGCCGGTACGCTCTGAGATCAGCTATTTGACAAGCGGCATCAAATGGCATGCCGAGTATGTCGCTGTGGTCAACGAAAAGGACACGCAGATGGACCTCGCCGGTTGGGTGTCTATTGAGAACAACTGCGGCGCATCGTTCGAGAATGCCAAACTAAAGCTGGTTGCCGGCGACGTCAATCGTGTTAAAGAGGAATCCCGTGGTGAGCGTTTGCTTAAGGATGTCTATATGCTTGCCTCCATGGCGCCGTTCGAAGAAAAAGAGTTCTTTGAATACCACCTTTACACTCTTCAGCGGCCGGCAACGCTCAAAGATCGTCAGATCAAACAGATGTCCCTTTTTGAACCCCAGACCACGCCGGTAACCAAAGTCTATGTGTACGACGGCGCTTTCAACGACGACAAGGTGCAGGTACGGTTGGAGTTTAAGAACAGCAAGGACAGCGGCTTGGGCATGCCGCTCCCCAAAGGCAAAGTTCGCGTTTACAAGCGCGATACGGATGGTTCCCAGGAATTCATCGGCGAAGATATGATTGATCATACGCCCAAAGACGAGACGGTGCGCCTGAAACTCGGCAATGCCTTTGATGTCGTCGGCGAGCGCGAAGTCGTGAAGGAGCAAAAGGTGACCAGTACGAGTCGTCAGCTCACGGTGGCTATAAAACTGCGCAACCACAAGAAGGAGCCAATCGAGGTGGTGGTGGTCGAGCATTTATGGGGCGACTGCAAGTTCATCGGCAGCACGCCGCCCATCAAGGAAAAAACTGCGCGCCGCGTCGATTTTTTGGTGTCGGTACCCGCCAACGGCGAGACCCGCTTCGAGTACACGGTCTTGATTCAGTAG
- a CDS encoding valine--tRNA ligase: MSASAMEKIYNPLQVEEKWSAYWNKHKLFHADVHSKKPTYVIMIPPPNVTGMLTMGHILNNTIQDLLIRWKKMSGYETLWLPGTDHAGIATQNKVEQALAAEGLTRHMLGREKFLERVWEWKEKYGGIILKQLRRLGAACDWDREAFTMDEKLSRAVREVFVRLAEEGLIYRGTRLINWCPRCHTALADEEVNNREEEGGFWSIAYPLADGSGEIVVVTTRPETMLGDTAVAVHPDDPRYRSLIGKKVRLPLIGREIPVIADEHADPALGSGAVKITPAHDFNDYEVGQRHGLEMINVLTPEGVMNENAGPYAGLDRFAARKKVLEDLAAQGLLRKEEKKIISIPRCYRSDDVVEPYLSAQWFVKMKPLAEPAIEAVRSGRIRFHPKHWEETYFHWMENIRDWCISRQIWWGHRIPAWYCESGHVTIARETPRACRECGSTQLRQDEDVLDTWFSSWLWPFSTLGWPEQTEDLQKFFPTDTLVTGPDIIFFWVARMIMASLHFMGEIPFHDVYFNGMIRDLKGRKMSKSLGNSPDPLWLIEGASKEEVAAFAKENPSAAEGIPAYGADAVRMTMLYLTPVGGDVRFDQSLTEVGQKFANKLWNAARFVLMNLDENEPILSLDEIDAKELETVDRWILSRLHKAAQVINHALAVFKLNDATHALYSFVWSEYCDWYIEWIKPRLYDESAPRPRRIARSIALYVLDTVVRLLHPFMPFITEEIWHALPGNEGKGLSVLLQTYPQADEKWFDKQAEREIVFLQQVISSLRNIRGEMNVPPAKEAELVVRSGDAEKLQAIRDNETAIKKLARLSAIRFKNERPPLAAGAVVQGVELFVPLADLIDIEVEKSRLKKEIDRLSAQLAALDKKLANENFVSRAPQEVIEKERQKKSDWETNLHKLQAALHTLES; the protein is encoded by the coding sequence ATGAGCGCATCGGCAATGGAGAAAATCTACAATCCCCTGCAAGTCGAAGAAAAATGGTCTGCCTATTGGAATAAACACAAGCTTTTTCACGCCGACGTGCATTCGAAAAAGCCCACCTATGTGATCATGATCCCGCCGCCCAACGTTACGGGCATGCTGACGATGGGGCATATCCTCAATAATACGATTCAGGATCTGCTCATCCGTTGGAAAAAAATGAGCGGCTATGAGACCTTATGGCTGCCGGGTACCGATCACGCGGGTATTGCAACGCAGAACAAAGTCGAGCAGGCGCTGGCGGCGGAAGGGCTGACGCGTCACATGCTCGGCCGCGAAAAATTTCTCGAACGGGTGTGGGAATGGAAGGAAAAATACGGCGGCATCATTCTCAAACAGCTTCGACGCCTGGGTGCGGCCTGCGACTGGGACCGTGAAGCCTTTACGATGGATGAAAAGCTTTCGCGCGCCGTGCGCGAGGTTTTTGTTCGATTGGCGGAGGAAGGGTTGATTTATCGCGGCACGCGGCTGATCAACTGGTGTCCCCGCTGTCATACCGCGCTGGCTGATGAAGAAGTCAACAACCGGGAAGAGGAAGGCGGCTTTTGGAGCATCGCTTATCCTTTGGCGGACGGCAGCGGCGAAATTGTTGTGGTCACTACCCGGCCGGAAACGATGTTGGGCGATACGGCCGTGGCGGTGCATCCCGATGACCCCCGCTACCGATCGCTGATCGGCAAAAAAGTGCGCCTGCCGCTCATCGGCCGCGAAATCCCCGTCATTGCCGACGAACACGCCGATCCTGCCCTTGGCTCCGGAGCCGTCAAGATCACGCCTGCGCACGATTTTAACGATTACGAAGTGGGACAACGGCACGGTCTGGAAATGATCAACGTGCTCACGCCCGAAGGCGTGATGAACGAAAACGCCGGTCCTTACGCCGGTCTCGATCGGTTTGCGGCGCGCAAAAAAGTGCTGGAAGATTTGGCCGCTCAGGGACTGCTGCGTAAGGAAGAGAAAAAGATCATCTCTATTCCGCGCTGCTACCGCAGCGACGATGTGGTGGAGCCTTATCTCTCCGCCCAATGGTTCGTCAAAATGAAGCCGCTGGCCGAACCGGCCATTGAAGCAGTGCGTTCCGGCCGCATCCGGTTTCACCCCAAACATTGGGAAGAGACCTATTTCCACTGGATGGAGAATATCCGCGACTGGTGCATCAGCCGACAGATCTGGTGGGGCCACCGCATTCCCGCCTGGTATTGCGAAAGCGGCCACGTCACCATCGCGCGCGAAACACCGCGCGCCTGCCGCGAATGCGGCAGCACTCAGCTCAGGCAGGATGAAGACGTGCTCGACACCTGGTTTTCCTCGTGGCTGTGGCCGTTCAGCACCTTGGGTTGGCCGGAACAGACGGAGGATCTGCAGAAATTCTTCCCGACCGATACCCTGGTGACCGGTCCGGACATTATCTTTTTCTGGGTGGCGCGCATGATCATGGCCTCGCTGCATTTCATGGGCGAAATTCCCTTCCATGATGTCTATTTCAACGGCATGATCCGCGACCTCAAAGGCAGGAAAATGAGCAAATCCTTGGGCAACTCGCCGGATCCGCTCTGGCTCATCGAAGGTGCATCCAAGGAAGAAGTGGCCGCTTTTGCCAAAGAGAATCCCTCGGCCGCGGAAGGGATTCCCGCTTACGGCGCCGATGCCGTGCGCATGACCATGCTTTACCTGACGCCGGTGGGCGGCGACGTCCGTTTCGATCAGTCCCTTACGGAGGTCGGACAAAAATTCGCCAACAAGCTGTGGAACGCCGCCCGCTTTGTGTTGATGAACTTGGATGAAAACGAACCGATCCTTTCGCTCGACGAGATTGATGCCAAAGAATTGGAAACGGTTGACCGCTGGATTCTCAGCCGCCTCCATAAAGCCGCGCAGGTCATTAACCATGCCCTGGCCGTCTTCAAACTGAACGATGCCACGCATGCGCTCTACAGCTTTGTGTGGAGCGAATACTGCGATTGGTACATCGAGTGGATCAAGCCGAGGCTGTACGACGAAAGCGCGCCGCGACCGCGTCGGATAGCCCGTTCGATTGCCTTGTACGTGCTGGATACCGTGGTTCGGCTGCTGCATCCTTTCATGCCGTTTATTACCGAAGAAATTTGGCACGCCCTGCCCGGCAACGAGGGCAAAGGCCTGTCGGTGCTGCTGCAGACCTACCCACAGGCGGATGAAAAATGGTTCGACAAACAGGCCGAGCGCGAGATCGTTTTTCTTCAGCAGGTTATCTCTTCGCTGCGCAACATTCGCGGCGAAATGAATGTGCCGCCGGCCAAGGAAGCCGAGCTGGTGGTGCGCTCCGGCGATGCGGAAAAGCTTCAAGCCATTCGGGACAACGAAACGGCGATCAAAAAGTTGGCCCGTCTTTCCGCGATTCGATTCAAAAATGAACGGCCGCCGCTTGCCGCCGGCGCCGTAGTTCAAGGCGTGGAACTGTTCGTTCCTCTGGCCGATCTGATCGATATTGAGGTGGAAAAGAGTCGTCTGAAAAAAGAGATCGACCGCCTGTCGGCGCAGTTGGCGGCGCTGGATAAAAAGCTTGCCAACGAAAACTTTGTTTCCCGCGCTCCGCAGGAGGTCATTGAAAAAGAGCGCCAAAAGAAGAGCGATTGGGAGACCAATCTGCACAAGCTGCAGGCAGCGCTGCACACGCTCGAATCGTGA
- the lexA gene encoding transcriptional repressor LexA: MTNCLPMEEELTPKQRQVLEAVREFQNRNGYPPTVRELAEWFGLSSPASVHKILQVLKDKGYLRKDERKSRSLGLVEDDSMTRRVRPFPLLGKVEAGMPQLAYEEKEAELYLDLDWAGKENLFLLRVHGHSMIDADIRDGDILVVEQTQSCRNGDIIIALLEDEATVKRFYREKDRIRLQPENQTMQPIYIPRDDPNFAVIGIVRGLLRKF; the protein is encoded by the coding sequence ATGACAAACTGTTTGCCTATGGAAGAAGAGTTGACCCCCAAGCAGCGCCAGGTGCTGGAGGCGGTGCGCGAGTTCCAGAACCGGAACGGTTATCCGCCGACCGTGCGCGAACTGGCGGAGTGGTTTGGTCTTTCTTCGCCTGCCAGTGTGCACAAGATCCTGCAGGTGTTGAAAGACAAGGGCTATCTGCGCAAAGATGAGCGCAAATCGCGTTCGCTCGGACTGGTCGAGGATGATTCGATGACGCGCCGCGTTCGGCCGTTTCCGCTTTTGGGCAAAGTGGAGGCGGGTATGCCGCAATTGGCCTATGAGGAAAAGGAAGCGGAACTTTATTTGGACCTGGATTGGGCGGGCAAGGAAAATCTCTTTCTTTTGCGCGTTCACGGCCACAGCATGATCGACGCCGACATTCGCGACGGCGACATCCTGGTGGTCGAACAGACCCAAAGCTGCCGCAACGGCGACATTATTATCGCCCTGTTGGAAGACGAGGCGACTGTCAAGCGATTTTACCGCGAAAAAGATCGCATACGGCTGCAGCCGGAAAATCAGACCATGCAGCCGATCTACATCCCGCGCGACGATCCGAATTTCGCCGTCATCGGTATTGTACGCGGACTGCTGCGCAAATTCTGA
- a CDS encoding cupin domain-containing protein yields the protein MKEETPLGAVSLAASVSYQENSIVSQTLLKRSSGTLTLFAFDKGQALSEHTAPFDAVVQVIDGKAQIIIAGKPYLVSAGEYIIMPANVPHAVNAVERFKMLLTMLRSAE from the coding sequence ATGAAAGAAGAAACCCCACTCGGTGCCGTTAGTTTAGCGGCATCCGTCTCTTATCAGGAGAACTCGATCGTCAGTCAAACCCTGCTCAAGCGGTCGAGCGGCACGCTGACGCTGTTCGCTTTCGATAAAGGCCAGGCGCTGAGCGAGCACACGGCGCCGTTCGACGCCGTGGTGCAGGTCATCGACGGCAAGGCGCAAATCATCATCGCCGGCAAGCCCTATCTGGTCAGCGCAGGCGAATATATCATCATGCCGGCCAATGTGCCGCACGCGGTGAATGCCGTCGAGCGCTTTAAAATGCTGCTGACCATGCTGCGCAGCGCCGAGTAG
- the typA gene encoding translational GTPase TypA produces MRKNTIRNIAIIAHVDHGKTTLVDGMLRQSGIFRANQQVAERIMDSLDLERERGITIMAKNTAVNYKGVKINIVDTPGHADFGGEVERSLNLVDGALLLVDAAEGPLPQTRFVVKKALEKRLPMLLVVNKIDRADARIQQVVNEVYDLFIDLDADESQIDFPILYTNAKKGIAHRQLGDGSTSLEPLFEAILDTIPGPEADDNAPMQFLVTNLDYDPYVGQIAVGRLWRGALEMNTAYALCSEQGVQLGVKFSALYTFENLSRKMVDRVEAGDIAAFAGVEGVRIGDTLAASDAPEPLPRIQVDEPTLSMIFYVNSSPFAGKEGKYLTSRHLRERLERETLGNVAIEVEETERPDAFKVKGRGELQMAVLIETMRREGYEFMVSKPQVITKEINGVRCEPTEEVMIDVPEEYVGVVTQKLSSRKGRMINLINKGHGRVLLEFIIPSRGLIGFRSHFLTDTKGSGVLNSIFHGWEPWAGPIPQRASGALVADRPGRVTAYAALAMADRGELFLEPGTLVYEGMIVGERNRSGDLDINITREKKLTNMRSSTSDIAVTIRPPRMLSLDQCIEFIAEDEVVEVTPQSIRLAKMERDKAKRALQSRRERWGEE; encoded by the coding sequence ATGAGAAAGAATACAATTCGCAATATTGCCATCATTGCGCACGTCGATCACGGCAAGACCACCTTGGTGGACGGCATGCTGCGCCAGAGCGGGATTTTCCGCGCCAATCAGCAGGTGGCGGAGCGGATTATGGACTCGCTGGATTTAGAGCGCGAGCGCGGCATCACCATCATGGCCAAAAATACGGCGGTCAATTACAAGGGCGTCAAGATCAACATCGTCGACACGCCGGGGCACGCCGATTTCGGCGGTGAGGTGGAACGCAGCCTGAACCTTGTGGACGGCGCGCTGCTGCTCGTCGATGCAGCCGAGGGACCGCTGCCGCAAACGCGCTTTGTCGTAAAGAAAGCGTTGGAGAAACGGCTGCCGATGCTTCTCGTCGTCAACAAGATCGACCGCGCCGATGCCCGCATCCAGCAGGTCGTCAACGAGGTGTACGACCTCTTTATCGACCTCGATGCCGATGAGAGCCAAATCGATTTTCCCATCCTCTACACCAACGCGAAGAAAGGGATTGCCCATCGGCAGCTGGGCGACGGTTCGACATCTTTGGAGCCGCTGTTTGAAGCGATTCTCGACACTATACCCGGCCCTGAGGCCGACGACAACGCGCCGATGCAGTTTCTTGTCACGAATTTGGACTATGACCCTTATGTCGGTCAGATTGCCGTGGGTCGACTGTGGCGCGGCGCCTTGGAGATGAACACCGCCTATGCATTATGCAGCGAGCAAGGGGTACAGCTCGGCGTCAAATTTTCTGCTCTGTATACATTCGAAAATCTAAGTCGAAAAATGGTCGATCGGGTCGAAGCGGGCGATATTGCCGCCTTTGCGGGCGTCGAGGGAGTACGCATCGGCGACACACTTGCGGCGAGCGATGCGCCGGAGCCTTTGCCGCGCATTCAGGTAGACGAACCCACGCTGTCGATGATTTTTTACGTCAACTCCAGTCCCTTTGCGGGAAAAGAAGGCAAGTACCTCACATCACGACATCTGCGTGAGCGGCTCGAGCGCGAAACGCTCGGCAATGTCGCCATTGAAGTCGAGGAGACTGAGCGGCCGGATGCCTTTAAGGTCAAGGGACGCGGCGAGCTGCAGATGGCCGTGCTCATCGAAACCATGCGGCGCGAAGGCTACGAGTTCATGGTTTCCAAGCCGCAGGTGATTACCAAAGAAATCAACGGCGTCCGGTGTGAGCCGACCGAAGAGGTGATGATCGATGTGCCGGAAGAGTATGTCGGCGTGGTGACACAAAAGCTCTCGTCGCGCAAAGGCCGAATGATCAACTTGATCAACAAGGGGCACGGCCGCGTTCTGCTCGAGTTTATCATTCCTTCACGCGGCTTGATCGGCTTCCGCAGCCATTTTCTCACCGACACCAAAGGATCCGGCGTTCTCAATTCGATTTTTCACGGCTGGGAGCCTTGGGCGGGTCCCATTCCGCAGCGCGCCAGCGGCGCACTGGTGGCCGATCGTCCGGGCAGAGTGACGGCTTATGCGGCTTTGGCGATGGCCGACCGCGGCGAACTGTTCCTCGAACCGGGAACACTGGTTTATGAAGGGATGATCGTCGGCGAGCGCAACCGCAGCGGCGATTTGGACATCAACATCACGCGCGAAAAAAAATTGACCAACATGCGCAGCTCCACCTCGGACATTGCCGTAACCATTCGGCCGCCGCGCATGCTGTCCCTGGATCAGTGCATCGAATTCATCGCCGAGGATGAAGTCGTCGAAGTCACGCCGCAGAGCATACGGCTGGCAAAGATGGAGCGCGACAAGGCAAAAAGGGCGCTGCAGAGCCGACGAGAGCGATGGGGCGAAGAGTAA